One segment of Ignavibacteria bacterium DNA contains the following:
- a CDS encoding M3 family oligoendopeptidase, with protein MAEKYHKQLYSHHGYSTTMTTDPTKASQTGAENIEWDLTDLYTGIDEAGLGGDLASIEKRAQSFRGKWNGRLDEISIPEFVTMVEEYENLVETFDRMGSYTNLLWSTDSENTEFGRLLQTVRETLSRASSQLIFVSTQLSHLPEKRFSELLSAPELLSRRHWLERVLEFKPFTLSEDVERALSAKSITARSSWVRLHDEVANSQVFRFNGQELTLAAISKLSYEKDRETRKAATEALSAGLAEEAKTHAFVFNTVIADCETNQRLRGFPSWISSRNLENEVSDESVQTLINAVVDRYDLVRRYYSVKQRLLGLDEFHDYDRNAVVGSETTTWTWEAARDLVIDAYSSFDPRAGEIATMFFEKNWIHAPVRKGKRSGAYSAGTIASVHPYVFVNFTGTARDVQTLAHELGHGIHQYLSRQQGPLLMDTPLTIAETASVFGEMITFKKLYEGATTDTERLSLVMSKLDGMIATVFRQIALNRFEEAMHTTRHEQGELSLAQINEIWVRTQRDQFGDSIILSPGYEMWWSYISHFIHTPGYVYAYAFGELLVLALYEIFKKDPEDFTPKYMRLLANGGSKCPKDLLTPFGIDINDPTFWSTGLNFIERFISEAERLAEASIAEQA; from the coding sequence ATGGCCGAAAAGTACCACAAGCAGCTGTATTCCCATCATGGTTACTCTACGACAATGACGACAGATCCAACAAAGGCCTCCCAAACCGGAGCCGAAAACATCGAATGGGACCTCACAGATCTCTACACAGGCATTGATGAGGCCGGCCTTGGCGGCGATCTTGCCTCGATCGAAAAGAGAGCTCAGTCATTCCGCGGAAAATGGAATGGAAGACTTGACGAGATCAGTATTCCCGAATTCGTGACAATGGTCGAAGAATATGAGAACCTCGTCGAAACCTTTGATCGAATGGGTTCCTATACGAATCTTCTTTGGTCTACGGATTCTGAGAATACGGAGTTCGGACGCCTCTTGCAGACAGTGCGCGAGACACTTTCAAGAGCCTCGAGTCAACTGATCTTTGTGTCTACGCAACTTTCTCATCTCCCGGAAAAACGTTTCAGTGAGCTTCTCTCAGCACCTGAGTTGTTGAGCAGGCGACATTGGCTTGAGCGTGTCCTCGAATTCAAACCATTCACACTTTCAGAAGATGTGGAACGCGCACTTTCGGCAAAGTCCATCACGGCGCGTTCATCCTGGGTTCGCTTGCATGACGAAGTGGCCAATAGCCAGGTTTTCAGATTCAATGGTCAAGAGCTCACGTTGGCGGCGATCTCAAAGTTGAGCTATGAGAAGGACCGAGAGACCCGCAAGGCGGCAACAGAAGCGCTTTCAGCCGGACTTGCTGAGGAAGCAAAGACACACGCCTTTGTATTCAATACCGTCATTGCTGACTGCGAGACCAATCAACGCCTTCGAGGATTTCCATCGTGGATATCATCTCGGAACCTCGAGAATGAAGTTTCCGACGAGTCAGTGCAGACACTCATCAATGCCGTTGTTGATCGTTACGATCTCGTTCGTCGATACTACAGTGTGAAGCAACGACTTCTTGGGCTGGATGAATTTCATGACTACGACCGCAATGCTGTAGTGGGATCCGAGACAACAACGTGGACGTGGGAAGCAGCGAGAGATCTTGTGATCGATGCTTATTCAAGCTTTGATCCACGGGCCGGCGAGATCGCTACGATGTTCTTTGAAAAGAACTGGATCCATGCTCCTGTTCGTAAGGGAAAGCGCTCTGGCGCTTACAGCGCAGGCACGATAGCATCGGTCCATCCGTACGTCTTCGTCAACTTCACAGGCACCGCCCGCGATGTGCAGACGTTGGCTCATGAACTTGGTCACGGCATCCACCAGTATCTGTCTCGTCAACAGGGGCCGTTGCTCATGGATACTCCGTTGACGATCGCAGAAACGGCTAGTGTATTCGGCGAGATGATCACCTTCAAGAAGCTCTACGAAGGTGCGACTACAGACACCGAACGACTCTCTCTTGTGATGTCGAAGCTCGATGGAATGATCGCAACGGTGTTCCGCCAGATCGCCCTCAATCGATTCGAAGAAGCAATGCACACAACACGTCACGAACAAGGTGAGCTGAGCCTGGCGCAGATCAACGAGATCTGGGTGCGTACTCAGCGTGACCAGTTCGGCGATAGCATCATTCTGTCTCCCGGATACGAAATGTGGTGGTCCTACATCTCACACTTCATCCATACGCCGGGCTATGTCTATGCTTATGCGTTCGGCGAGCTACTTGTGCTGGCACTCTATGAGATCTTCAAGAAGGACCCGGAAGACTTCACTCCGAAGTACATGCGGTTGTTGGCAAATGGCGGCTCGAAGTGTCCGAAGGATCTCCTTACGCCGTTTGGGATCGATATCAACGACCCAACGTTCTGGAGTACAGGCTTGAACTTCATCGAACGATTCATCAGCGAGGCGGAGCGTCTGGCCGAGGCCTCGATCGCTGAGCAAGCGTAA
- a CDS encoding PorT family protein yields the protein MTCHVIAQDVAPINTLALHIRIGACVGAPIPVGNVPEGSSGSPVPGFIGGLTLDVPVSATWSVSMEPQFVRYEATFDTPLEDQPYIDKVAITTPDGSTTVLEVNTTFTGEATGAFITDYLQLPVLARFQPSSQWGLLAGGYVGWMIQTQSNATGVGTVGIRPEVVTKNLEFGERMQGFDMGLQVGGQYQIFEDLRVDLRGIYGLTSIFSQDFATVDRTVQNIFVHLSVGFRLM from the coding sequence ATGACATGCCACGTCATCGCACAGGATGTTGCGCCGATCAACACCCTTGCTCTCCATATCCGCATCGGCGCCTGTGTTGGTGCTCCCATTCCTGTGGGTAATGTTCCTGAAGGTTCCTCCGGGTCTCCGGTGCCAGGCTTCATTGGCGGACTGACATTAGACGTGCCTGTGTCTGCCACCTGGTCCGTAAGCATGGAACCGCAATTCGTTCGCTATGAAGCAACGTTCGATACGCCCCTTGAAGACCAGCCCTACATCGACAAGGTGGCGATCACAACACCGGACGGTTCCACAACGGTTCTGGAAGTGAATACAACGTTCACCGGTGAGGCAACCGGTGCATTCATCACAGACTACCTTCAGTTGCCCGTGCTGGCTCGCTTCCAACCATCGTCTCAATGGGGACTATTGGCAGGGGGCTATGTGGGATGGATGATCCAAACGCAGAGCAACGCTACCGGAGTAGGGACTGTTGGGATCCGACCCGAGGTTGTCACGAAAAATCTGGAATTCGGTGAGCGGATGCAGGGCTTTGATATGGGGCTGCAGGTGGGTGGACAATACCAGATCTTTGAGGACCTACGGGTTGATCTGAGGGGGATATATGGGCTTACGAGCATCTTCAGTCAGGACTTTGCAACGGTTGATCGGACGGTTCAGAACATCTTTGTGCATCTCTCGGTCGGCTTCCGTTTGATGTAA
- the asnS gene encoding asparagine--tRNA ligase, with protein sequence MSSRYKSYISVEHLDSHIGEEITLNGWVYDKTEKGKLIFLKLRDGSGIVQCVLFKPNVSEEIAAAAQSLTQESSVSITGTVRKEERSPTGVELDVTNVKVWQISRDYPITPKEHGVEFLMEHRHLWLRSARQHAIMRVRSIVVKAIRDFFDGNGFRLMDSPIFTPNACEGTSTLFETQYFDLGKAYLTQSGQLYAEASAMALGKVYTFGPTFRAEKSKTRRHLTEFWMVEPEMAYFDLNDDMDLAEDLVEYIVQSVLKACPRELATLGRDVSKLEAVRRPFYRMSYTEAVEWLNKNNVKLNRKQADGTEIQVDFPWGEDFGAPQEEAIMQQFDKPCIIHRYPTEVKAFYMKRDPADQKVALAMDMLAPEGAGEIIGGSQREDDHDLLLQRILHEELPQEEFQWYLDLRKFGSVPHSGFGLGVERTVKWITGADHIREVIPFPRMIYRIVP encoded by the coding sequence ATGTCATCGCGCTACAAGAGCTACATTTCCGTTGAACATCTCGATTCGCACATCGGAGAAGAGATCACCCTGAACGGGTGGGTGTACGACAAAACGGAAAAAGGCAAACTCATCTTTCTCAAGCTTCGTGATGGCAGCGGAATAGTTCAGTGCGTCCTCTTCAAACCGAATGTATCGGAAGAGATCGCCGCAGCGGCACAATCCCTCACACAAGAATCGAGTGTTTCGATCACTGGAACCGTGAGAAAAGAAGAGCGTTCTCCAACGGGTGTTGAACTCGATGTGACGAATGTAAAAGTTTGGCAGATCTCGCGCGACTATCCGATCACGCCCAAGGAGCATGGCGTGGAGTTCCTGATGGAGCACCGTCACCTCTGGCTTCGCTCTGCTCGTCAGCATGCGATCATGCGTGTACGGTCTATCGTCGTAAAGGCCATTCGCGATTTCTTCGACGGAAACGGTTTCCGTTTGATGGACTCTCCGATCTTCACACCAAATGCGTGCGAGGGCACATCAACGTTGTTTGAGACGCAGTACTTCGATCTCGGTAAGGCTTATCTCACTCAGTCGGGCCAGCTCTACGCCGAGGCCAGTGCAATGGCTCTTGGTAAGGTCTATACCTTCGGACCAACGTTCCGCGCTGAGAAGTCCAAGACCAGACGTCACCTCACGGAATTCTGGATGGTGGAACCGGAGATGGCATACTTTGATCTGAACGACGATATGGATCTGGCAGAAGACCTTGTTGAGTATATCGTGCAGAGTGTGCTCAAGGCATGTCCGCGTGAACTTGCAACACTTGGCCGTGATGTGTCAAAGCTTGAAGCTGTGCGTCGCCCCTTCTACCGCATGTCCTACACAGAGGCAGTGGAGTGGCTCAACAAAAACAACGTGAAGCTCAACCGTAAACAGGCAGACGGTACAGAGATCCAGGTTGACTTCCCATGGGGCGAAGACTTTGGGGCACCACAGGAAGAAGCGATCATGCAGCAGTTCGATAAGCCGTGTATCATTCACCGCTATCCAACTGAGGTGAAGGCGTTCTACATGAAGCGCGACCCCGCAGATCAGAAGGTAGCTCTGGCAATGGACATGCTTGCTCCGGAGGGGGCTGGCGAGATCATCGGTGGCTCACAACGTGAGGACGATCACGATCTGCTTCTGCAACGGATCTTACACGAGGAACTGCCACAGGAAGAATTCCAGTGGTATCTGGATCTGCGCAAGTTTGGCTCCGTGCCACACTCCGGCTTTGGCTTAGGAGTAGAACGTACGGTGAAATGGATCACCGGTGCCGATCATATTCGAGAAGTGATCCCGTTCCCACGCATGATCTACAGGATCGTACCGTAA
- a CDS encoding PCMD domain-containing protein, with the protein MRFVIAVVVSIVMFGMVSAQQQVPNGGLETWTLVPGSGTFKDYEEPNDGWTSGNGVIHVAPGTDPVCEKTTEAHSGQFAAKLTTRSIFGQIASGSMFLGVFKLNLANPVSSARRGIPFAGSVPSHFRGFYRYQPVGTDSGAVYAMFTRWNGNARVVIHEARISIKSATTNWTEFDVIIPLFDEAPDSMSVVAASSADGENFKGSVGSTLWVDDLSFSWSTSDVHESATPVAIIVSGTTATIPNAERVRSVQAVDLTGRSLNLGQVSSDGKVDLSQCRGGMWFLAARDLNGALVARSLGFYIH; encoded by the coding sequence ATGAGGTTTGTGATCGCTGTCGTTGTGAGCATCGTGATGTTCGGCATGGTCAGTGCCCAACAACAGGTACCAAACGGGGGACTAGAGACGTGGACGCTTGTTCCCGGTTCCGGCACCTTCAAGGACTATGAAGAACCCAATGATGGTTGGACGTCGGGCAATGGTGTTATCCATGTTGCTCCTGGCACCGACCCGGTTTGTGAAAAAACAACCGAAGCTCATAGCGGACAATTCGCAGCAAAACTCACAACACGTTCCATCTTTGGACAGATAGCATCCGGCTCAATGTTCCTCGGTGTGTTCAAGTTGAATCTGGCTAACCCAGTTTCGAGCGCCAGGCGGGGTATTCCGTTTGCGGGCTCTGTCCCGTCGCATTTCCGCGGCTTCTATCGTTATCAACCTGTTGGCACGGACTCCGGCGCTGTCTATGCAATGTTCACACGTTGGAATGGCAATGCCAGGGTTGTGATCCACGAGGCGCGTATCTCGATCAAATCAGCAACGACAAACTGGACGGAGTTTGACGTCATCATTCCGTTGTTTGATGAAGCGCCGGATTCGATGTCGGTCGTAGCAGCATCCAGCGCTGATGGAGAGAATTTCAAAGGGAGCGTTGGTTCCACGTTATGGGTAGATGACCTTTCCTTCTCGTGGTCAACCTCAGATGTTCATGAATCAGCAACACCAGTAGCGATCATCGTGTCCGGCACCACGGCCACTATCCCAAATGCTGAGCGTGTACGGTCCGTTCAAGCAGTGGATCTCACTGGTCGGTCGCTCAACCTTGGTCAAGTAAGCTCCGACGGCAAGGTGGATCTCTCTCAATGCAGAGGCGGAATGTGGTTCCTCGCAGCACGAGATCTCAACGGCGCTCTTGTGGCACGCTCACTTGGATTTTATATCCATTGA
- a CDS encoding lytic murein transglycosylase, with amino-acid sequence MSVLTVNEPPHVYQGDDRAPSQEIGVTHLSRAARIARQHGVDSTFVASLLRTPQTAFNDRFVRINVTNYAQKTDYSHNYNDLGVRKVREFVDKHDSILTLVDSVYSVPPEVIASLLWVESKHGTVLGKYHVASVYLSVLLSCEPEFLEQNTASVMSSMGLDSTKLDSVQKVVERKAVKKVAWAADQLKALAEIDKRGTLNPYTLQGSWAGAFGMTQFLPSSYLSWAVDGDKNGAIDLNDLDDAIFSVANYLKTNGWGRSTAQQRAAVFHYNNSQAYVDAVLTLAQRSRPRPDAPPR; translated from the coding sequence ATGTCCGTTCTAACGGTGAACGAACCGCCGCATGTCTATCAAGGCGATGACAGAGCCCCTTCTCAAGAGATCGGTGTGACCCATCTTTCGCGTGCGGCTCGGATCGCTCGACAACACGGCGTTGATTCTACCTTCGTTGCATCCTTGCTGCGAACACCACAGACAGCATTCAACGACCGATTTGTGCGTATCAACGTCACAAACTACGCGCAGAAAACGGATTACTCACATAACTACAACGACCTAGGCGTACGGAAGGTCCGAGAGTTTGTAGACAAGCACGATTCCATCCTAACCCTCGTTGATTCCGTGTACAGCGTTCCGCCGGAAGTGATCGCATCCCTTCTTTGGGTTGAATCCAAACACGGCACTGTTCTCGGGAAGTATCACGTAGCAAGCGTCTATCTCAGCGTCTTGCTCTCATGTGAACCCGAGTTCTTGGAGCAAAACACAGCGTCTGTGATGTCGAGTATGGGGCTTGACTCAACCAAACTCGACAGCGTGCAAAAGGTTGTTGAACGCAAGGCGGTCAAGAAGGTAGCATGGGCTGCCGATCAACTGAAAGCTCTCGCTGAGATCGACAAGCGGGGCACGTTGAATCCTTACACACTTCAAGGGTCTTGGGCCGGAGCATTCGGCATGACGCAATTCTTGCCATCGTCCTATCTCTCGTGGGCCGTTGACGGAGACAAGAATGGCGCCATCGATCTCAACGATCTGGATGACGCCATCTTCAGTGTAGCGAATTATCTCAAGACGAATGGTTGGGGTAGGAGCACCGCTCAACAACGGGCGGCAGTCTTTCACTACAACAACAGTCAGGCCTACGTTGATGCCGTGCTTACGCTTGCTCAGCGATCGAGGCCTCGGCCAGACGCTCCGCCTCGCTGA
- a CDS encoding DUF971 domain-containing protein, translating into MHSPLTLKRTNAVVLSSTWSDGFSSSILLSDLREACPCAHCSGEEIMGQTVFIGMKTFQPGMNELEALTPVGNYGVQASWKDGHDTGIYTWEMLRQLFELKKLRAETLAEIDKQVG; encoded by the coding sequence ATGCATAGCCCCCTGACCCTTAAGCGAACAAACGCCGTTGTCCTAAGCTCTACGTGGAGTGATGGATTTTCTTCCAGCATCCTCCTATCGGACCTACGAGAGGCATGCCCCTGCGCGCATTGTTCCGGGGAGGAGATCATGGGTCAAACCGTGTTCATCGGGATGAAAACGTTTCAGCCCGGAATGAATGAACTGGAGGCTCTCACGCCGGTTGGCAACTATGGCGTGCAGGCATCGTGGAAGGACGGACATGACACCGGCATCTACACATGGGAGATGCTACGACAGCTATTCGAGCTCAAGAAGCTCCGAGCCGAGACCCTTGCAGAGATCGATAAGCAAGTAGGGTAG
- a CDS encoding cyclic nucleotide-binding domain-containing protein — protein sequence MAEPRMYRRNVYHQREVAWLLLVASSALLIAYRVPTVLAYHKIFDVPWFIIEILITAVFIVDPFVKFASARQRGPEFVRRYVRTWLPFDVISALPIVLFIGSSPASLLMLLKIIPVFGSLSHWRLQLRRGSNIVRFVQFAYILAIVIHLVACGWLVLRSQGGEVTEDRYLESVYWTVTTMCTVGYGDIIPNNNIQMIYATVVMLVGYVLFAYLVGNIASLFNTVDPLRQEHVRTMDQASSFMQYHNVPSHLQHRIVDYLGYMWERKVTYDETFMLDMLPWGLRSEVSMYLRREVIERVPFFREASESFIREVADSLRPIVVTPGEFVFRYGDRARYMYFISHGSVEVLSAEDKLIGTLQTGDFFGEMALLEKRRRGASIRAIEYTDLYVLDATAFDHILTSFPEFRDVMEQVSSDRSTMVSELRRMVQ from the coding sequence ATGGCCGAACCACGAATGTACAGAAGGAACGTCTATCATCAGAGAGAAGTTGCATGGCTTCTCCTTGTTGCTTCGAGCGCCCTTCTCATCGCCTACCGCGTTCCAACAGTACTGGCGTATCACAAGATCTTTGATGTTCCATGGTTCATCATTGAGATCCTGATCACGGCAGTGTTCATTGTTGACCCATTCGTCAAGTTCGCTTCAGCTCGCCAACGTGGTCCTGAGTTCGTCCGACGGTATGTCCGAACCTGGCTTCCATTCGATGTGATCTCGGCACTGCCAATTGTACTTTTCATTGGCAGCTCTCCTGCATCGTTGTTGATGCTGTTGAAGATCATTCCTGTGTTTGGCTCTCTCTCTCATTGGAGATTGCAGCTCCGACGTGGGAGTAACATAGTGCGCTTTGTCCAGTTCGCCTATATCCTTGCCATCGTCATTCACCTTGTAGCCTGCGGATGGCTAGTACTCCGTTCACAAGGTGGAGAGGTTACAGAGGATCGCTATCTGGAGTCGGTCTATTGGACTGTGACCACTATGTGTACCGTTGGCTACGGAGACATCATCCCGAATAACAACATTCAGATGATCTACGCCACTGTGGTGATGCTCGTTGGATATGTTCTCTTCGCATATCTCGTTGGAAACATCGCCTCACTCTTCAACACTGTAGATCCGCTCCGACAGGAGCACGTGCGAACGATGGACCAGGCATCCTCGTTCATGCAGTATCACAACGTGCCGTCGCACTTGCAGCACCGGATCGTTGACTATCTCGGCTATATGTGGGAACGTAAGGTAACGTACGACGAAACCTTTATGCTGGACATGCTGCCATGGGGCTTGCGGTCTGAAGTGTCCATGTACTTGCGCCGCGAAGTGATCGAGCGTGTTCCTTTCTTCCGTGAGGCGAGTGAAAGTTTCATCCGCGAGGTTGCCGATTCACTTCGCCCTATCGTGGTCACACCGGGAGAATTCGTGTTTCGCTATGGAGACAGAGCCCGTTACATGTACTTCATCAGTCACGGCAGTGTTGAGGTGCTGAGTGCCGAAGACAAGCTGATAGGAACCCTTCAGACAGGCGACTTTTTTGGCGAGATGGCATTACTGGAGAAGCGTCGCAGGGGTGCCAGTATCCGCGCCATTGAATACACAGACCTCTACGTTCTTGATGCAACGGCATTCGATCACATCCTCACGAGTTTCCCCGAGTTTAGAGATGTGATGGAACAGGTATCCAGTGACCGGTCTACGATGGTGTCTGAGCTTCGCCGAATGGTTCAGTGA